TGAAAGTGAGGCAGAGCAAAGACAAACCCACCCAACCTGTTGTGTGGAGAGTTCACCCGATGCCACCGTGTTTTTGCTGGCATTTCTTTCATTCCCAAACCTTCcacttgcttgtttttctcctcctccaccagaaatgctttctctgaagaaatacTTCACCGAAGGCCTCATCCAGTTCACCATCCTGCTCAGCTTGATCGGCGTGCACGTGGACGTGGACACCTACCTGAACTCACAGCTCCCCCTGCTCTGGGAGATCATCCTTGGCCAGAGCTCCGCTTACACCCAGACCCCGTTTCACAACCTGAGGAACACCTTGGATGGTTATGGCATCCACCCAAAGAGCATAGACTTGGACTATTACTTC
The Strigops habroptila isolate Jane chromosome 19, bStrHab1.2.pri, whole genome shotgun sequence DNA segment above includes these coding regions:
- the LOC115617934 gene encoding endoplasmic reticulum membrane sensor NFE2L1 isoform X1; the encoded protein is MLSLKKYFTEGLIQFTILLSLIGVHVDVDTYLNSQLPLLWEIILGQSSAYTQTPFHNLRNTLDGYGIHPKSIDLDYYFTARRLLNEVRALDRFQVPTTEVSAWLVHRDPKSSVSGAQPSAGIALENGSSLQDGSSPDRERS